One Gordonia mangrovi genomic region harbors:
- a CDS encoding S1C family serine protease produces MTSGGSHGDPYGTGSGSGQGSHAAAGQYRAPDYGAGPNTSPSPYAPPAQDFGYGQHAAATPQPNPYEPNPYGQPPSGPPQYGPPTTGQLPAHAYPGPGYGGPSPAGPAPRKKSGGKTGLIIGALILALVAGGIGGVVGANLVDAGSSSSLNGPLGGDPNSSGQDVVQAPAGSVQEVAANVLPSVVSIIVRSGNAEGGGSGVILSEDGVIMTNNHVVSEAGAATASQVLVIFSDGSRAPARVLGADPISDIAVIKVDKGGLKPITVGTSDNLAVGQDVIAIGAPLGLEGTVTTGIISALNRPVSTSRESGTTSVIDAIQTDAAINPGNSGGALVNAKGALIGINTAIATLGASAEQQGGSIGLGFAIPIDQAKRVADELTETGQATQAGLGVSVRANTEVDQPGAYISDVTAGGPADKAGIPQGAVVTKVDDRTISSGDALVAAVRSHAPGDTVTITYVINGQTKTTQVTFETLQVG; encoded by the coding sequence ATGACCAGTGGCGGTTCGCACGGCGATCCGTATGGCACCGGCAGCGGTTCGGGGCAGGGATCGCACGCTGCTGCGGGCCAGTATCGGGCGCCGGACTACGGCGCGGGCCCGAATACGTCGCCGTCGCCGTACGCGCCGCCCGCCCAGGACTTCGGCTACGGCCAACACGCCGCGGCCACCCCGCAGCCGAACCCCTATGAGCCGAACCCCTATGGTCAACCCCCATCCGGTCCGCCCCAGTACGGCCCGCCGACCACCGGACAGCTGCCCGCGCATGCGTATCCCGGTCCCGGCTACGGCGGTCCCTCGCCGGCCGGACCCGCTCCCCGTAAGAAGTCGGGCGGCAAGACGGGGCTGATCATCGGCGCCCTGATTCTTGCCCTGGTCGCCGGTGGGATCGGTGGTGTGGTCGGTGCCAACCTCGTCGACGCCGGTTCGTCGTCGTCGCTCAACGGCCCGCTCGGCGGGGATCCGAACAGCAGCGGTCAGGACGTGGTGCAGGCGCCGGCCGGTTCGGTTCAGGAAGTCGCGGCCAACGTGCTGCCGTCGGTGGTCTCGATCATCGTGCGCTCCGGCAACGCCGAGGGCGGCGGCTCCGGGGTCATTCTGTCCGAGGACGGCGTCATCATGACCAACAACCACGTGGTCTCCGAGGCCGGGGCAGCGACCGCGAGTCAGGTGCTGGTGATCTTCTCCGACGGTTCGCGCGCACCTGCCCGCGTTCTCGGTGCCGACCCCATCTCCGACATCGCGGTCATCAAGGTGGACAAGGGCGGTCTCAAGCCGATCACGGTGGGCACGTCCGACAACCTCGCCGTGGGTCAGGACGTGATCGCGATCGGTGCTCCGCTCGGACTGGAGGGCACTGTGACGACGGGCATCATCAGTGCGCTCAATCGACCGGTGTCGACCTCGCGCGAATCGGGTACCACATCGGTGATCGACGCGATCCAGACAGACGCGGCCATCAACCCGGGCAACTCCGGTGGCGCGCTGGTCAACGCCAAGGGGGCACTCATCGGCATCAACACCGCCATCGCCACCCTGGGGGCGTCCGCCGAACAGCAGGGCGGCAGTATCGGCCTGGGCTTCGCCATCCCCATAGACCAGGCCAAACGGGTCGCCGACGAGCTGACCGAGACGGGCCAGGCCACTCAGGCAGGCCTGGGTGTATCGGTGCGGGCCAATACCGAGGTCGACCAGCCCGGCGCCTATATCTCGGACGTGACCGCCGGTGGCCCGGCCGACAAGGCCGGAATTCCGCAGGGCGCGGTGGTGACCAAGGTCGACGACCGCACCATCTCCAGCGGAGACGCGCTGGTGGCTGCCGTGCGGTCCCACGCCCCCGGTGACACGGTCACCATCACCTACGTCATCAACGGGCAGACCAAGACGACCCAGGTCACCTTCGAGACCTTGCAGGTCGGCTGA
- a CDS encoding MogA/MoaB family molybdenum cofactor biosynthesis protein yields MSDTGSTAIDPDDVVAADAAAREFVARHRDDDIRPAESGDEIGRALVVVVDDRAAHGEEQSLLGPLVGELLGEAGFHVDATVAVSGDEVEIRNALNTAVIGGVDLVVSVGGVGVGARDVTPEATEPLLDRRLRGIEEAVRSSGLAAGSADGGLSRGLAGISGQTLVVNLSNTRAAVRDGMATVAPLAKHVIEEISEF; encoded by the coding sequence ATGAGCGACACCGGATCCACCGCCATCGACCCCGACGACGTGGTGGCCGCCGACGCGGCCGCCCGTGAGTTCGTCGCCCGACATCGCGACGACGACATCCGGCCCGCCGAGAGCGGCGACGAGATCGGTCGTGCACTGGTCGTGGTCGTCGACGATCGGGCGGCACACGGAGAAGAACAGAGCCTGTTGGGCCCCCTGGTGGGTGAGTTGCTCGGCGAGGCCGGCTTCCACGTGGATGCCACTGTCGCCGTCTCGGGTGACGAGGTGGAGATCCGCAACGCGCTGAACACCGCGGTCATCGGTGGCGTGGATCTCGTCGTGTCCGTCGGCGGCGTAGGTGTCGGCGCGCGTGACGTCACACCGGAAGCCACTGAACCGTTGCTGGATCGCAGGCTGCGCGGGATCGAGGAGGCCGTACGCAGTTCCGGCCTGGCGGCGGGCTCCGCCGACGGTGGACTCTCCCGCGGGCTCGCCGGCATCTCCGGTCAGACCCTGGTGGTCAATCTGTCCAACACCCGCGCTGCGGTGCGCGACGGGATGGCGACTGTCGCCCCGCTCGCCAAGCATGTGATCGAGGAGATCAGCGAGTTCTGA
- a CDS encoding MspA family porin, giving the protein MSKFSKLGLRRAAGACAVAAAAAVGLAGMGAGTAAAAPLANGYKSASGVDGETLQTWRKAESQYSVKRVAYNGGLGRTALLSGLYQAKASEGVSGSLAVSILAGCQIDVAGISLDGGAGISLGDFSNPVPGISLDGGISIPLAPGQAAIYSVTDKDIPEGGTSAIQLSDYEINFPNCGGYATARTVVKTIAAQGYEIEDDGETVTGEGSLIKSTLYGQPFFVS; this is encoded by the coding sequence ATGAGCAAGTTCAGCAAGCTTGGGCTGCGTCGCGCGGCCGGCGCATGCGCAGTTGCCGCAGCGGCGGCTGTCGGCCTGGCCGGTATGGGGGCGGGCACTGCAGCAGCAGCTCCGCTGGCCAACGGATACAAGTCCGCCAGCGGTGTCGACGGTGAGACGCTCCAGACCTGGCGGAAGGCCGAGTCGCAGTACTCGGTCAAGCGGGTGGCCTACAACGGCGGCCTCGGCCGCACCGCGCTGCTCTCCGGTCTCTACCAGGCAAAGGCCTCCGAAGGTGTCTCCGGCAGCCTCGCCGTCTCGATCCTGGCCGGCTGCCAGATCGACGTCGCGGGCATCTCGCTCGACGGTGGCGCCGGTATCTCGCTCGGCGACTTCAGCAACCCGGTGCCCGGTATCTCACTCGACGGCGGCATCAGCATCCCGCTCGCACCGGGTCAGGCTGCGATCTACTCGGTGACCGACAAGGACATCCCGGAGGGCGGTACCTCCGCGATCCAGCTGTCCGACTACGAGATCAACTTCCCCAACTGCGGTGGCTATGCAACCGCGCGCACGGTGGTCAAGACCATCGCGGCCCAGGGCTACGAGATCGAGGACGACGGCGAAACGGTCACCGGTGAAGGCTCGCTCATCAAGTCCACCCTGTACGGCCAGCCCTTCTTTGTGAGCTGA
- a CDS encoding MspA family porin has product MKKIISRRVAAAAGAAGVAVMGLTSLGAGGAAAGPLPGGYLTKTLVDGTPVSVRLFDEAVNVQRPLIAFPTTREAWVTGKVKVTVGGEAEGGTIAAGYIVGCQVNVGIGADLGGGIGFDAAPSPDGGVDSAPRWGGNYGNPGGGSSLDLGPGDVAFLPVITEENGDGDAVNAFTFSGNSGGVAYSQEALPRVDCGGFAEAKAKITVTVNTDAVKGVVTLYGQPFSLG; this is encoded by the coding sequence ATGAAGAAGATCATCTCGCGCCGCGTGGCCGCGGCTGCCGGCGCCGCCGGTGTCGCGGTGATGGGCCTGACCAGCCTCGGCGCCGGTGGCGCCGCGGCCGGCCCGCTACCGGGTGGCTACCTGACCAAGACGCTGGTCGACGGAACTCCGGTCTCCGTCCGGCTGTTCGATGAGGCCGTGAACGTGCAGCGCCCGCTCATCGCCTTCCCGACCACCCGTGAGGCATGGGTCACCGGCAAGGTCAAGGTGACCGTCGGCGGTGAGGCCGAGGGCGGCACCATCGCAGCCGGCTACATCGTCGGCTGCCAGGTCAACGTCGGCATCGGCGCCGACCTCGGTGGCGGCATCGGCTTCGACGCCGCGCCGAGCCCTGATGGTGGTGTCGATTCCGCGCCTCGCTGGGGCGGCAACTACGGCAACCCGGGTGGCGGTTCGAGCCTGGACCTCGGGCCGGGTGACGTCGCCTTCCTGCCGGTCATCACCGAGGAGAATGGCGACGGCGATGCTGTCAACGCGTTCACCTTCTCCGGCAACAGCGGTGGCGTGGCCTACAGCCAGGAAGCCCTGCCGCGCGTCGACTGCGGCGGCTTCGCCGAGGCCAAGGCCAAGATCACCGTCACGGTGAACACCGACGCGGTGAAGGGTGTTGTGACCCTGTACGGCCAGCCGTTCAGCCTGGGCTGA
- the mscL gene encoding large-conductance mechanosensitive channel protein MscL has product MLKGFKEFILKGNVVELATAVIIGAAFTAIVTAFTDQIIQPLINAIPIGTDAAEGLGFQITDNPSTFVDIGALITAIINFLIIAAVVYFLIIVPYNKLSELGGFGKKAEVSEVSLLTEIRDLLDPEGTSKAKEEAQSDLPDHLREPGTPSDHTESGATQRLTTPPPAAVEAQTRSAANPPYPTPQPAPGSYPPPGSYPQGTYPPSGYPQGTYPPGSYPQQGQFPGEYPPSDTPGRHSR; this is encoded by the coding sequence GTGCTCAAGGGCTTCAAGGAATTCATACTCAAGGGCAATGTCGTCGAGTTGGCCACCGCGGTCATCATCGGTGCAGCGTTCACCGCCATCGTCACCGCATTCACCGATCAGATCATCCAGCCGCTGATCAATGCGATTCCGATCGGCACCGACGCGGCAGAAGGGCTCGGCTTCCAGATCACCGACAACCCGTCGACATTCGTCGACATCGGCGCCCTGATCACCGCGATCATCAACTTCCTGATCATCGCGGCGGTCGTCTACTTCCTGATCATCGTGCCGTACAACAAACTCTCCGAACTCGGCGGTTTCGGGAAGAAGGCTGAGGTGAGCGAGGTCTCGCTGCTCACCGAGATCCGTGATCTGCTCGACCCGGAGGGCACGTCGAAGGCCAAGGAAGAAGCCCAAAGCGACCTCCCCGATCACCTGCGCGAGCCGGGCACACCGTCTGACCACACAGAATCGGGTGCGACGCAACGCCTTACCACTCCCCCGCCCGCGGCCGTGGAAGCTCAGACCCGTTCCGCCGCCAACCCGCCCTACCCCACACCGCAGCCCGCGCCGGGGTCGTATCCACCGCCGGGCAGTTACCCCCAGGGGACCTATCCCCCGAGCGGTTACCCGCAGGGCACCTATCCCCCGGGAAGCTATCCGCAGCAAGGACAATTCCCCGGCGAATACCCGCCGTCGGACACACCGGGACGTCATTCCCGCTGA
- a CDS encoding SAF domain-containing protein has product MPALFRGELSPRLVDRVRHLARPGWARSIVVRRVVSGALVLAAVVTTVVGHRNDESRSVVVAAHDLRPGQTVAPDDLSVVSVPGGLIPTGALRMTADATGRTLVGRVRTGEILTDVRLLSSHLPAQLTGRREARLVPVQLADDTVASLLREGDVVDILTVRGGESAPSAVLARAAIVALTVGSGRDNALSPSGAARRPVLLAMAEVDAHRVAAAGLDGPLTVVVH; this is encoded by the coding sequence ATGCCGGCCTTGTTCCGCGGTGAGTTGTCTCCACGCCTCGTCGACCGTGTCCGTCATCTCGCGCGTCCAGGGTGGGCCCGGTCGATCGTCGTGCGCCGGGTGGTGTCGGGAGCACTTGTCCTCGCCGCGGTCGTCACCACCGTGGTGGGCCATCGCAACGACGAGTCGCGTTCGGTGGTGGTGGCCGCGCACGATCTGCGACCCGGTCAGACGGTTGCTCCCGACGATCTGTCCGTCGTCAGCGTACCGGGCGGGCTGATCCCGACTGGCGCCCTGCGCATGACCGCCGATGCCACGGGACGCACGTTGGTCGGCCGTGTGCGCACCGGCGAGATCCTCACCGATGTCCGACTCCTGTCCTCGCACCTGCCAGCGCAGCTGACGGGACGGCGGGAGGCACGGCTCGTCCCGGTCCAGCTCGCCGACGACACGGTTGCGTCACTGCTGCGCGAAGGCGACGTCGTGGACATTCTGACCGTGCGTGGCGGCGAGTCTGCGCCAAGCGCGGTACTCGCTCGCGCAGCCATCGTGGCGCTGACGGTCGGATCGGGTCGCGACAATGCGCTGTCACCGTCGGGCGCAGCCCGCCGGCCCGTGTTGCTGGCCATGGCCGAGGTCGATGCCCATCGCGTCGCAGCGGCCGGCCTGGACGGCCCGCTCACGGTCGTCGTGCACTGA
- the nhaA gene encoding Na+/H+ antiporter NhaA — protein sequence MSTVDRQPSARDRFRRWISLDTPSGALLLIAAVLAVVWANSPWEAAYHSLAGFEFGPEALHLHLSLEEWAADGLLAIFFFVVGVELKQEFVMGSLRQPKQAGVPIAAALGGMVVPALFYVVIVGIGDPDALNGWAIPTATDIAFALAVLAIFGRGLPLALRTFLLTLAVVDDLLGITIIATFYTESIDFLMLVIALALIVVFAFLVRMRKTHWWMLIPVAVAAWGFMHASGVHSTVAGVLLGFVVPAKLMYDEKESRTHHFDDAVRPVSSAVALPIFAFLAAGVTVVGTDAELIQPVSIGIFLGLVAGKLIGAMSVTALMTRFTPLRLPDAIGVRDLLPVGFLTGIGFTVALLIDELSFTDADAHAEASKTAILVGSLVAAILAALWLRWDARQARAADMNRDNVPDRNIDVIGG from the coding sequence ATGTCAACAGTTGACCGACAGCCGTCTGCCCGTGACCGTTTCCGTCGGTGGATCTCCCTCGACACCCCCAGCGGCGCACTGCTGCTGATCGCGGCCGTCCTCGCGGTGGTCTGGGCGAACTCGCCGTGGGAAGCGGCCTACCACTCCCTGGCCGGTTTCGAGTTCGGGCCCGAGGCTCTCCACCTGCATCTGTCGCTGGAGGAGTGGGCCGCGGACGGACTGCTCGCGATCTTCTTCTTCGTGGTCGGTGTGGAACTCAAGCAAGAGTTCGTGATGGGCAGCCTCCGGCAGCCGAAACAGGCCGGCGTGCCGATCGCGGCGGCCCTCGGCGGCATGGTCGTCCCCGCGCTGTTCTACGTGGTGATCGTCGGAATCGGCGACCCCGATGCACTGAACGGTTGGGCGATCCCCACCGCCACCGACATCGCCTTCGCGCTCGCGGTGCTCGCGATCTTCGGACGTGGTCTGCCGTTGGCTCTGCGTACCTTCTTGCTCACCCTGGCCGTTGTGGACGACCTGCTGGGCATCACGATCATCGCGACCTTCTACACCGAATCCATCGACTTCCTGATGCTGGTGATCGCACTGGCGCTGATCGTGGTGTTCGCCTTCCTCGTCCGGATGCGCAAGACGCACTGGTGGATGCTCATCCCGGTCGCCGTGGCCGCGTGGGGTTTCATGCACGCCTCCGGCGTGCACTCGACGGTCGCCGGTGTCCTGCTCGGCTTCGTGGTGCCGGCCAAGCTGATGTACGACGAGAAGGAATCGCGCACGCACCACTTCGACGACGCGGTCCGGCCGGTGTCCTCGGCGGTGGCGCTGCCGATCTTCGCCTTCCTGGCCGCGGGTGTCACCGTGGTGGGTACCGACGCCGAGCTGATCCAACCGGTGTCGATCGGGATCTTCCTCGGCCTCGTGGCGGGCAAGCTGATCGGTGCGATGAGCGTGACCGCGCTGATGACCCGGTTCACGCCGCTGCGCCTGCCCGACGCCATCGGCGTGCGGGACCTGCTGCCGGTCGGCTTCCTCACCGGAATCGGTTTCACCGTCGCGTTGCTGATCGACGAGTTGTCGTTCACGGACGCCGACGCGCATGCCGAGGCCTCCAAGACCGCGATCCTGGTGGGCTCGTTGGTCGCTGCGATCCTCGCCGCTCTCTGGCTGCGGTGGGATGCGCGTCAGGCCCGCGCCGCGGACATGAACCGCGACAACGTGCCGGACCGCAACATCGACGTCATCGGCGGCTGA
- a CDS encoding alanine/glycine:cation symporter family protein, translating to MSDFLSDINGYIWSNALVFLCLAAGVFFSIRTRLLQVRQIPEMVRLMFRGEKSPSGVSSFQALTISLAGRVGTGNIAGVATAIAFGGPGALFWMWVVAFLGASTSFVECTLGQIYKTKDRLTGEYRGGPAYYFSRAMAHTNASGAFKVYGLIFAAVTVLACGLLLPSVQSNSMALAMNEAWGISEWVVAVGSVIVLSFVIIGGVKRIATFASIVVPFMAVVYIALAIIIVALNASEVPNVIGTIFSSAFGADAAFGAIVGSAIMWGVKRGIYSNEAGQGTGPHAAAAAEVSHPAKQGLVQAFAVYIDTLFVCTATGFLILSTGAYRVFEGESADGSVIAEGGILPADVAVGPTFVQTGFDSFWSGAGSSFVAISLLFFCITTIIAYYYMAETNLRFLMGKAATIEIRPLRSTLGANLTLLLQALILVSVVIGCVSTASEAWTLGDIGVGLMAWLNIVGIIILQQPAFKALRDYERQQKLGKDPTFDPKALGIMGATFWENYDPVTGKTREAVDAP from the coding sequence ATGAGCGACTTCCTGAGCGACATCAATGGGTACATCTGGAGCAATGCACTCGTGTTTCTGTGCCTGGCCGCGGGTGTCTTCTTCTCGATACGTACGCGACTGCTGCAGGTGCGCCAGATCCCCGAAATGGTCCGGCTGATGTTCCGCGGTGAGAAGTCGCCGTCGGGTGTCTCCTCGTTCCAGGCACTGACGATCTCACTGGCCGGCCGAGTGGGTACCGGCAATATCGCCGGCGTCGCCACGGCCATCGCCTTCGGCGGTCCGGGTGCCCTGTTCTGGATGTGGGTGGTCGCCTTCCTGGGTGCGTCCACATCCTTTGTCGAATGCACCCTCGGCCAGATCTACAAGACCAAGGACCGACTCACCGGTGAGTACCGCGGCGGACCGGCCTATTACTTCAGCCGGGCGATGGCCCACACCAACGCGAGCGGGGCGTTCAAGGTCTACGGCCTGATCTTCGCCGCGGTGACCGTCCTCGCCTGCGGCCTGCTGCTGCCCAGCGTCCAGTCGAACTCGATGGCGCTGGCGATGAACGAGGCCTGGGGCATCTCCGAATGGGTCGTGGCGGTCGGCTCGGTCATCGTGCTGTCCTTCGTGATCATCGGCGGCGTCAAGCGCATCGCCACCTTCGCCTCGATCGTCGTGCCGTTCATGGCCGTCGTCTACATCGCGCTCGCCATCATCATCGTGGCACTGAACGCCTCCGAGGTGCCCAACGTGATCGGCACGATCTTCTCCAGCGCCTTCGGCGCCGACGCGGCCTTCGGCGCCATCGTCGGATCGGCGATCATGTGGGGGGTCAAGCGCGGCATCTACTCCAACGAGGCCGGTCAGGGCACCGGACCGCACGCGGCCGCGGCCGCCGAGGTCTCCCACCCGGCCAAGCAGGGCCTGGTCCAGGCGTTCGCCGTCTACATCGACACCCTGTTCGTCTGCACCGCCACCGGATTCCTGATCCTGTCCACCGGCGCCTACCGGGTGTTCGAGGGTGAATCCGCGGACGGCTCGGTCATCGCCGAGGGCGGCATCCTGCCGGCCGACGTGGCGGTGGGACCGACGTTCGTGCAGACCGGGTTCGACTCCTTCTGGAGTGGCGCCGGGTCGTCGTTCGTCGCGATCTCCCTGCTGTTCTTCTGCATCACCACGATCATCGCCTACTACTACATGGCCGAAACCAACCTCCGGTTCCTGATGGGCAAGGCAGCCACCATCGAGATCCGCCCGCTGCGCAGCACGCTCGGCGCCAACCTCACCCTGCTGCTCCAGGCCCTGATCCTGGTGTCGGTGGTCATCGGATGCGTGTCCACCGCCTCGGAGGCCTGGACCCTCGGCGACATCGGTGTCGGGTTGATGGCCTGGCTCAACATCGTGGGCATCATCATCCTGCAACAGCCCGCCTTCAAGGCGCTGCGCGATTACGAGCGCCAGCAGAAGCTGGGCAAGGACCCGACCTTCGATCCGAAGGCGCTCGGCATCATGGGCGCGACCTTCTGGGAGAACTACGATCCGGTCACCGGCAAGACCCGGGAGGCCGTCGACGCTCCCTGA
- a CDS encoding FmdB family zinc ribbon protein: protein MPTYSYACTECDNKFDIVQSFSDDALTECPQCTGRLRKLFNSVGIVFKGSGFYRTDSRKSSSSSESSSSDSSSGGSSSGGSTSGSSSSDSSSSSSSKSDSTSATASAAS, encoded by the coding sequence GTGCCCACTTACTCGTATGCGTGCACGGAGTGCGACAACAAGTTCGACATCGTGCAGTCGTTCTCCGACGATGCACTCACCGAGTGCCCCCAGTGCACCGGCCGGCTCCGCAAGCTATTCAACTCGGTCGGCATCGTGTTCAAGGGCAGCGGCTTCTACCGCACCGATTCGCGGAAGTCGTCGTCGTCGAGCGAGTCGTCGTCCTCGGACTCCTCATCGGGTGGCTCCTCATCGGGTGGCTCGACGTCGGGTAGCTCGTCGTCGGATTCGTCGAGCAGCTCGTCGTCGAAATCCGACAGCACGTCGGCCACGGCGTCCGCCGCGTCCTGA
- a CDS encoding 5-formyltetrahydrofolate cyclo-ligase — translation MRSTKRRLRAELEQRRVARPFAARKTAADNLAGWVSSAPFRLEYDVTVAAYVPFGAEPGSPALLDALTDRGVTVIVPAVPAGEPAALDWVRYDGAESLARGRWGLLEPTGHRLGADAIEAASIIFVPAYAVDRAGNRLGRGAGYYDRTLTGLTADIVAVVYDEELVDSLPTAPHDVRVRWALTPDGGFRELG, via the coding sequence GTGCGGTCCACCAAGAGACGATTACGTGCCGAACTCGAGCAGCGGCGGGTGGCGCGACCGTTCGCGGCACGCAAGACGGCGGCCGACAACCTCGCCGGATGGGTGTCCTCGGCACCGTTTCGGCTCGAGTACGACGTCACCGTCGCCGCGTATGTCCCCTTCGGCGCGGAGCCCGGATCGCCCGCCCTGCTCGACGCGTTGACCGACCGCGGCGTAACCGTCATCGTGCCGGCGGTACCCGCGGGCGAGCCCGCGGCACTCGACTGGGTGCGCTACGACGGCGCCGAGTCGCTGGCGCGGGGGCGCTGGGGGTTGCTGGAGCCCACCGGCCATCGCCTGGGTGCCGACGCCATCGAGGCGGCGTCGATCATCTTCGTCCCCGCCTACGCGGTGGACAGGGCGGGCAATCGGCTCGGGCGGGGCGCCGGCTACTACGACCGAACCCTCACCGGGCTGACCGCCGACATCGTCGCGGTGGTCTACGACGAGGAACTCGTGGATTCACTGCCCACCGCACCACACGACGTCCGGGTGCGATGGGCGTTGACGCCCGACGGCGGGTTCCGCGAACTGGGCTGA
- a CDS encoding UTP--glucose-1-phosphate uridylyltransferase, translating into MSTSDVSQNTDVFTEYESVPNTPPIPRTAVVPAAGLGTRFLPATKTVPKELLPVVDTPGIELVAEEAKSAGAERLLIVTSPGKDGVVAHFVEDLVLENTLATRGKAAMLAKVRKAPSLLEVASVVQEKPLGLGHAVGCVEQYLDDDEDAIAVLLPDDLVLPGGVLEVMSRTRQRRGGSVLCAIEVPEDRISAYGVFEVEELPDANNPNVKRLKGMVEKPAAKDAPSNLAAAGRYILDRKIFDALRRIEPGAGGELQLTDAIALLIAEGEPVHVVVHHGTRHDLGNPGGYLKAAVDFALDRDDYGPDLREWLGKRLAEG; encoded by the coding sequence ATGAGCACCAGTGACGTGAGCCAGAATACCGACGTGTTCACCGAATACGAATCCGTGCCCAACACCCCGCCGATCCCGCGCACCGCGGTCGTTCCCGCTGCGGGTCTGGGTACGCGTTTTCTGCCGGCCACCAAGACGGTTCCCAAGGAACTGCTGCCGGTGGTGGACACCCCAGGCATCGAACTCGTTGCCGAGGAGGCGAAATCGGCGGGCGCCGAGCGGCTCCTGATCGTCACCTCGCCGGGCAAGGACGGCGTGGTCGCGCATTTCGTGGAAGACCTGGTGCTGGAGAACACCCTCGCCACCCGGGGGAAGGCGGCCATGCTGGCGAAGGTGCGCAAGGCGCCGTCGCTGCTCGAGGTGGCCTCGGTGGTCCAGGAGAAGCCGCTCGGACTCGGGCACGCGGTCGGTTGCGTCGAGCAGTATCTCGACGACGACGAGGACGCGATCGCGGTGCTGCTGCCCGATGACCTGGTGCTGCCCGGTGGAGTGCTCGAGGTGATGTCGCGCACCCGGCAGCGCCGTGGTGGCTCGGTGTTGTGTGCGATCGAGGTGCCCGAGGATCGCATCAGCGCCTACGGCGTCTTCGAGGTGGAGGAATTGCCCGACGCCAACAACCCGAACGTCAAGCGACTCAAGGGCATGGTCGAGAAGCCCGCCGCGAAGGATGCGCCGTCGAACCTGGCGGCGGCCGGGCGATACATCCTGGATCGCAAGATCTTCGACGCGTTGCGTCGCATCGAGCCGGGCGCGGGCGGTGAGTTGCAGCTGACCGACGCGATCGCGTTGCTGATCGCCGAGGGCGAGCCGGTTCACGTCGTGGTGCATCACGGTACGCGGCATGATCTGGGCAATCCCGGCGGATACCTGAAGGCGGCAGTCGACTTCGCGCTCGACCGCGACGACTACGGGCCCGACCTGCGCGAGTGGCTCGGTAAGCGCCTCGCCGAGGGCTGA